In the genome of Candidatus Binatia bacterium, the window AAAAAAACCAGCTCCCCGTGATCATTTTGAGCGCCCGGGGCTCCACCGGCGATCGCGTCAAGGGTCTGGAAACGGGCAGCGACGACTACCTCACGAAGCCCTTTGCCTTCTCCGAGCTTTTGGCCCGCGTGCAGGCATTGCTGCGCCGGGCGAGCGGCGTGTCCGAGCCCACGAGTCTTAGTGTTGGGGACCTATCTATCGATCTTCTAACTCGTCGGGTGTCGCGGGGCGAGACTAAGATCGATCTTCAGCCGCGCGAATTTTCGCTGTTGGAGTATCTTATGCGCAACGCGGGCAGGGTTGTCTCCAAAACCATGATCATGGAACACGTTTGGGACTACAACTTCGACCCGCAGACCAACGTGGTGGAAGCCTGCGTGTGCAGGCTCAGGGACAAAATCGACAAAGGTTACGGCGCCGCGAAGCTCATCCATACCATCCGGGGCGTGGGTTATGTTATTGGACAAGCTCCTTAGGTTCCGCCGCACCCTGGCCTTCCGTCTTACCGTTTGGTACGCGGGGATATTCACCGTTTCTTCGCTCTTAGCCTTCTTTTTCTTCTACCTCGAGATCGCGGCCATTATCAGCGCGCGCACGGACGAGGACCTGCTCGACAACGTCAAAGAATATTCCGCTCTGCTCGCCGAAAAAGGCGTTGAAGAGGTCAAGCGGACGATGGTTCTCGACGCCAAGGAGGACGGCGAAAAGAAAGTCTTCTTCCGTCTGCTGACGCCCGACGGCAAGGAAACGGCTTCGTCCAATCTATTTTCCTGGGGCCGATTGGAAGTGAACCGGGATGCTTTGCAGCGGATCGCCCAAGGCGCGAAGCCGGTGCTCGAAACCCTGGCTATCGAAGGGCGGCGTCATCAGGCCCGGATCGTGTACGGGCCGATCGGACCGGGCACGATCCTGCAAATAGGAATGTATCTGGAGGACAACGACGAATTTCTGGCGGAATTTCGAAAAATCTTCGGCGTCACCGTGGCCGCAGTCATGGTCTTGGCCGCCCTGCTCGGATGGTTCATGGCCAGGCGCGCGCTGACGCACGTCGAAGAAGTCACGCGCACGGCGCGAGCGATTTCGGCAAGCGACCTCGAGCAACGGGTGCCGGTCAAAGGCCAGGCGGACGAAATCGCGACGCTGGCGACGACCTTCAACGATATGCTCGACCGCATTCGGACGCTGGTGACCGAGATGAAAGAGATGACCGAGAATATCGCCCACGATCTCCGGAGTCCGATCACCAGGATCCGCGGCATGGCCGAGATGGCATTGACCACGGGCAAGACGATCGGCGAGTACGAAGCCGCCGCCGCCAGCACGGTCGAGGACTGCGACCGGCTCCTCGAGATGATCAACACGATGCTCTACATTTCTCAGACCGAAGCGGCGGCGGAAAAATTGCCGCTGGAAGAAGTTAACATCACCGGCGTGGTGCGCGATGCCTGCGAGCTGTTTCAACCCGTGGCCGAGGACAAGGGAGTGGATTTGGTCGTCGAGATCGGCGCTGATCTCAAAGTTCGCGGCGTATTGCAGGGCTTGCAGCGCATGCTGGCCAATCTGATCGACAACGCGTTGAACTATACGCCGCGCCCGGGGACGGTGACCGTGTCGGTCAGCGGCGATGAGAAGCGCGGCGTCATCGCGGTGAAAGACACGGGGATCGGCATATCGCAGGACGAGCTGCCAAATATTTTTAAGCGCTTCTACCGGGGCGATCGCAGCCGATCGCGGCCGGGCACCGGCCTGGGATTGAGTCTCGTGCAGGCGATCGTTCACGCCCATCGCGGCCAGATCTCCGTCATCAGCGCGCCGAACGCGGGAACTACCTTTACCGTTATTTTGCCGGCCATACACATCGCTTCGTAGCTTTCTCTTCCGCCACCTAACCTTACGGATTTGTAATTTTC includes:
- a CDS encoding response regulator transcription factor; the protein is KNQLPVIILSARGSTGDRVKGLETGSDDYLTKPFAFSELLARVQALLRRASGVSEPTSLSVGDLSIDLLTRRVSRGETKIDLQPREFSLLEYLMRNAGRVVSKTMIMEHVWDYNFDPQTNVVEACVCRLRDKIDKGYGAAKLIHTIRGVGYVIGQAP
- a CDS encoding HAMP domain-containing sensor histidine kinase, giving the protein MLLDKLLRFRRTLAFRLTVWYAGIFTVSSLLAFFFFYLEIAAIISARTDEDLLDNVKEYSALLAEKGVEEVKRTMVLDAKEDGEKKVFFRLLTPDGKETASSNLFSWGRLEVNRDALQRIAQGAKPVLETLAIEGRRHQARIVYGPIGPGTILQIGMYLEDNDEFLAEFRKIFGVTVAAVMVLAALLGWFMARRALTHVEEVTRTARAISASDLEQRVPVKGQADEIATLATTFNDMLDRIRTLVTEMKEMTENIAHDLRSPITRIRGMAEMALTTGKTIGEYEAAAASTVEDCDRLLEMINTMLYISQTEAAAEKLPLEEVNITGVVRDACELFQPVAEDKGVDLVVEIGADLKVRGVLQGLQRMLANLIDNALNYTPRPGTVTVSVSGDEKRGVIAVKDTGIGISQDELPNIFKRFYRGDRSRSRPGTGLGLSLVQAIVHAHRGQISVISAPNAGTTFTVILPAIHIAS